Proteins from one Bradyrhizobium amphicarpaeae genomic window:
- a CDS encoding NADP-dependent oxidoreductase: MSQGKRIVLAARPVGEPKPSDFRIEEFAIPTPAAGEVLLRTIWLSLDPYMRGRMSDGPSYAAPVPVGGVMEGEAVSEVAASSNPDFAKGDIVRARTGWQSHAISNGKGLIKVDPRLGPISTSIGVLGMPGMTAYTGLLDIGKPQAGETVVVAGASGAVGSAVGQIAKIKGARAVGIAGGKDKCDYVVKELGFDACIDHRDPDLAAKLKEACPGGIDVYFENVGGAVFEAVFPLLNPFARVPVCGLIAHYNDTEAKPPKWAGAMMRATLTKRLTFRGFIVSDFASRHGDFLRDMSEWVRDGKVKYKEFVTEGLESAPGAFIGLLKGANFGKQLVRVGPDKA; the protein is encoded by the coding sequence ATGTCCCAAGGCAAACGTATCGTTCTCGCCGCGCGTCCTGTCGGCGAGCCAAAGCCGTCCGATTTCCGCATCGAGGAATTCGCGATCCCGACGCCTGCGGCGGGCGAAGTTTTGCTGCGCACGATCTGGCTGTCGCTCGATCCCTATATGCGCGGACGCATGAGCGATGGTCCGTCCTATGCCGCGCCGGTGCCGGTCGGCGGCGTGATGGAAGGCGAGGCTGTGAGCGAGGTTGCCGCCTCCAGCAATCCGGATTTCGCCAAAGGCGACATCGTCCGCGCGCGAACCGGTTGGCAGTCTCACGCGATCTCCAACGGCAAGGGCCTGATCAAGGTCGATCCGAGGCTCGGGCCGATCTCGACCTCGATCGGCGTGCTCGGCATGCCCGGCATGACGGCGTACACGGGCCTGCTCGACATCGGCAAGCCGCAAGCAGGCGAGACCGTCGTCGTCGCCGGCGCCTCCGGTGCGGTCGGCTCGGCCGTCGGCCAGATCGCGAAGATCAAGGGCGCACGCGCGGTCGGCATCGCCGGCGGCAAGGACAAGTGCGACTACGTCGTGAAGGAGCTCGGCTTCGATGCCTGCATCGATCACCGCGATCCCGATCTCGCCGCCAAGCTGAAAGAAGCTTGCCCTGGAGGGATCGACGTCTATTTCGAGAATGTCGGCGGAGCCGTGTTCGAGGCGGTGTTCCCGCTGCTCAATCCGTTCGCGCGCGTGCCGGTCTGCGGCCTGATCGCGCATTACAACGACACCGAGGCCAAGCCGCCGAAATGGGCCGGTGCAATGATGCGCGCGACGCTGACCAAGCGGCTGACCTTCCGCGGCTTCATCGTCTCCGACTTCGCCTCCCGCCACGGCGACTTCCTGCGCGACATGTCGGAATGGGTCCGCGACGGCAAGGTCAAGTACAAGGAGTTCGTCACCGAGGGGCTGGAGAGCGCGCCCGGTGCCTTCATCGGCCTGCTGAAGGGCGCCAATTTCGGCAAGCAGCTGGTCCGGGTCGGTCCGGACAAGGCCTAG
- a CDS encoding metallophosphoesterase family protein, with amino-acid sequence MSEFHLTQISDTHLGRRFPGLIANFQAISEHIDGNRPDLVINTGDVAFDGPTSRDEVVFAKDLHDALPVACRYLPGNHDIGDNPTAVGPAPRPPVTEAHRRQFCDLIGEDHWSFEAGGWRFIGLNSLVMNSGLAFEAEQFDWLASEIARTNGRPVALFLHKPLFLNLPDDAETPETAIRYVPQPARARLIEMFGAIDLRLVASGHVHQRRDFTWRHTRHVWAPSAGFIINDQRQDRIAIKQVGLVEYRFRPDSLEVRHVRAAGQVDVDIEELLAQMGGEH; translated from the coding sequence ATGTCCGAATTTCACCTGACGCAGATTTCCGACACCCATCTCGGCCGGCGCTTTCCCGGCCTGATCGCCAACTTCCAGGCGATCAGCGAGCATATCGACGGCAACAGGCCCGATCTCGTCATCAACACCGGCGACGTCGCCTTCGACGGGCCGACCAGCCGCGACGAGGTCGTTTTCGCAAAAGACCTGCACGACGCCCTGCCCGTCGCCTGCCGTTATCTCCCCGGCAATCACGACATCGGCGACAATCCGACTGCGGTCGGCCCGGCGCCGAGGCCGCCGGTCACGGAAGCGCACCGCCGGCAGTTCTGCGATCTCATCGGCGAAGACCATTGGTCGTTCGAAGCCGGCGGCTGGCGCTTCATTGGTCTCAACTCGCTGGTGATGAATTCAGGGCTCGCCTTCGAGGCCGAGCAGTTCGACTGGCTGGCTTCCGAGATCGCGCGCACGAACGGCAGACCGGTCGCGCTGTTCCTGCACAAGCCGCTGTTTCTCAACCTGCCCGACGATGCCGAAACGCCGGAGACGGCGATCCGCTACGTGCCGCAGCCGGCGCGGGCACGGTTGATCGAGATGTTCGGGGCGATCGATCTGCGCCTCGTCGCCAGCGGCCACGTGCACCAGCGGCGCGACTTCACCTGGCGCCACACCCGCCATGTCTGGGCGCCATCGGCGGGCTTTATCATCAACGATCAGCGCCAGGACCGGATCGCGATCAAGCAAGTCGGGCTGGTCGAATACCGCTTCCGGCCCGACAGTCTTGAAGTCCGCCACGTCAGGGCCGCGGGCCAGGTCGATGTCGACATCGAGGAGCTGCTCGCCCAGATGGGCGGCGAGCATTGA
- a CDS encoding acriflavin resistance protein, with translation MNTLSSLLTETVDGGLGILMSALSGVAAALAVALAMTVYFHLSYRSWRDVVRHGLATLAALVLFAFAAYDMRHAAAAYLGLNPSKPAVEFEIRMPRTMLTAVTDSQIELHTDRNQTLALVDGVSDLGDGRALLRGAVALNHRTADRVLVVNLPGKGIFEFRLRLPAEPHRSQEFGPWHLADRIASPLADTVAPQDSYTIRYRVL, from the coding sequence ATGAACACCCTGTCCAGCCTTCTGACCGAAACCGTTGACGGCGGGCTCGGTATCCTGATGTCGGCGCTGTCGGGCGTTGCCGCGGCCCTCGCGGTCGCGCTGGCGATGACCGTGTACTTCCACCTGTCCTACCGCAGCTGGCGCGACGTGGTCAGGCATGGCCTCGCCACCCTCGCCGCGCTCGTCCTGTTCGCCTTTGCCGCCTACGACATGCGCCATGCCGCGGCGGCCTATCTCGGCCTCAACCCGTCCAAGCCGGCCGTCGAGTTCGAAATCCGCATGCCGCGGACGATGCTGACGGCGGTGACCGACAGCCAGATCGAGCTGCATACCGACCGCAACCAGACCCTGGCGCTGGTCGACGGCGTGAGCGATCTCGGCGACGGGCGCGCGCTGCTGCGCGGCGCGGTCGCCCTCAACCACCGCACCGCGGACCGCGTGCTGGTCGTGAACCTGCCGGGCAAGGGCATTTTCGAATTCCGCCTCCGCCTGCCCGCCGAGCCGCATCGCTCCCAGGAGTTCGGCCCCTGGCACCTTGCCGACCGCATCGCCTCGCCGCTCGCCGACACCGTCGCGCCGCAGGATTCCTACACGATCCGCTATCGCGTGCTTTAA
- a CDS encoding MAPEG family protein yields the protein MSIQMVLLPVFVQVGLTFALLIGMVLARRRTLVAGETKIRDIALGEPNWPKGATQIANCYRNQFELPVMFYVLIALALPLRHADLFIVLMSWVFVVTRFAHAGVFVSSNDLGRRSTVWLAGVLVLLAMWIYFALKMLLLI from the coding sequence ATGTCCATTCAGATGGTTCTGCTCCCTGTCTTCGTGCAGGTGGGTCTCACCTTCGCGCTGCTGATCGGCATGGTGCTGGCACGGCGTCGCACGCTGGTTGCGGGCGAAACCAAAATCCGCGACATCGCGCTCGGCGAGCCGAACTGGCCCAAGGGCGCCACCCAGATCGCCAATTGCTACCGCAACCAGTTCGAGCTGCCGGTGATGTTCTATGTCCTGATCGCGCTGGCGCTTCCGCTCCGCCATGCCGATCTCTTCATCGTGCTGATGTCCTGGGTGTTCGTGGTGACGCGCTTTGCCCATGCCGGGGTGTTCGTGTCCTCGAACGATCTCGGCCGCCGCTCCACGGTCTGGCTCGCCGGCGTGCTGGTGCTGCTCGCGATGTGGATCTACTTCGCGCTGAAAATGCTGTTGTTGATCTGA
- a CDS encoding RsmB/NOP family class I SAM-dependent RNA methyltransferase, which translates to MTPAARLSAAIELIDTIEKDRVPAAKALKEWGTAHRFAGSGDRAAIAGLVWDVLRRYASSAFLMEADTARARLIGMLRLEREMDTTTMAALFDGSRFAPAPLTSAEQAALSHRSLKGAPAAIAGDYPEWLDSHLAKVFGEDRAAEAAAMASRAPLDLRVNTLKSNRDKALQSLAHLHAQPTPWSATGLRIALSADARNPGIQAEEDFIKGAIEVQDEGSQLAAQFTAAKPGEQVIDLCAGAGGKTLALAALMQGKGRLIATDSDKRQLAPIHERLSRAGVHNADVRTPKGEADPLADISGSADLVVIDAPCTGTGTWRRNPDAKWRMRPGALEIRLRDQAEVLERAVPLVKTGGRVAYITCSVLSEENGEQVRAFIARHPEFAVVPPEQTASVLWDKAEAFGEAALRSEEGWLMTPRRTGTDGFFVSVLKKAA; encoded by the coding sequence ATGACTCCCGCTGCCCGGCTGTCCGCAGCCATCGAACTGATCGACACCATCGAGAAGGACCGCGTGCCCGCGGCCAAGGCGCTGAAGGAGTGGGGCACCGCGCACCGCTTTGCCGGCTCGGGCGACCGCGCCGCCATCGCCGGGCTGGTCTGGGACGTGCTGCGCCGCTACGCCTCGAGCGCGTTCCTGATGGAGGCCGACACCGCGCGTGCCCGGCTGATCGGCATGCTCCGGCTCGAGCGCGAGATGGACACGACGACCATGGCCGCGTTGTTCGACGGCAGCCGTTTTGCGCCGGCGCCGCTGACCTCGGCCGAGCAGGCCGCGCTCAGCCATCGGTCCCTCAAGGGCGCGCCGGCCGCGATTGCCGGCGACTATCCGGAATGGCTGGATTCGCACCTGGCAAAGGTGTTCGGCGAGGACCGCGCAGCGGAGGCGGCCGCGATGGCCAGCCGGGCGCCGCTCGACCTGCGCGTCAACACGCTAAAATCCAATCGTGACAAGGCGCTGCAGTCGCTTGCTCATCTTCACGCACAACCGACGCCGTGGTCGGCAACGGGCCTGCGCATCGCGCTTTCGGCCGATGCGCGCAACCCCGGCATCCAGGCCGAGGAGGATTTCATCAAGGGCGCGATCGAAGTGCAGGATGAGGGATCGCAGCTGGCGGCCCAATTCACCGCGGCAAAGCCCGGCGAGCAGGTGATCGACCTCTGCGCCGGTGCGGGCGGCAAGACGCTGGCGCTCGCTGCCCTGATGCAGGGCAAGGGCCGGCTGATCGCGACCGACAGCGACAAGCGCCAGCTCGCGCCGATCCACGAACGGCTGTCACGCGCCGGCGTCCACAATGCCGATGTCCGCACGCCCAAGGGCGAGGCCGATCCTCTGGCCGATATAAGCGGTTCGGCTGATCTGGTCGTGATCGACGCGCCCTGCACGGGAACCGGTACCTGGCGGCGCAACCCCGACGCCAAATGGCGTATGCGCCCCGGCGCGCTGGAGATTCGCCTGCGTGACCAGGCCGAGGTGCTGGAGCGCGCAGTGCCGCTGGTGAAGACCGGTGGACGCGTCGCCTACATCACCTGCTCGGTGCTGTCGGAGGAGAACGGCGAGCAGGTGAGGGCGTTCATCGCGCGCCATCCCGAGTTCGCGGTCGTCCCGCCCGAGCAGACCGCGAGCGTGCTCTGGGACAAGGCGGAGGCGTTCGGCGAGGCCGCGCTGCGATCGGAGGAGGGCTGGCTGATGACGCCGCGGCGGACCGGCACCGACGGGTTTTTCGTGTCGGTGCTGAAGAAGGCGGCCTGA
- a CDS encoding cold-shock protein, whose amino-acid sequence MAMGTVKWFNTQKGYGFIQPDDGQKDVFVHISAVERAGLSSLNEGQKVSFDIVADRRSGKSSADNLRVG is encoded by the coding sequence ATGGCTATGGGCACCGTGAAGTGGTTCAACACCCAAAAGGGTTATGGTTTCATCCAGCCGGACGACGGCCAGAAGGACGTGTTCGTGCACATCAGCGCCGTCGAGCGCGCTGGCCTCTCCTCCCTCAACGAGGGTCAGAAGGTCTCGTTCGACATCGTCGCCGATCGTCGCAGCGGCAAGTCCTCGGCTGACAATCTCCGCGTCGGCTAA
- a CDS encoding DHCW motif cupin fold protein has protein sequence MKLPTSPFTVTDWSTVSPTTHAGERGEAIWRTLDIGDLRVRMVEYSPGYLADHWCDRGHVLYVLKGELDSELRDGRKFKLTAGMSYQVSDFGDAAHRSSTATGATLFIVD, from the coding sequence ATGAAGCTCCCCACCTCCCCCTTCACCGTCACCGACTGGAGCACGGTCAGCCCAACCACACATGCCGGCGAGCGCGGTGAGGCCATTTGGCGCACGCTCGACATCGGCGATCTCCGGGTCCGGATGGTGGAATATTCGCCGGGCTATCTGGCCGATCATTGGTGCGATCGCGGCCACGTGCTCTACGTGCTCAAGGGCGAGCTCGACAGCGAGCTGCGCGACGGGCGCAAATTCAAGCTGACGGCGGGGATGAGCTACCAGGTTTCGGACTTCGGCGACGCCGCGCACCGGTCCTCGACCGCGACCGGGGCGACGCTCTTCATCGTGGATTGA
- a CDS encoding MFS transporter codes for MTGNDTATAGLKAGDIAGNLTGRGLSPAMALLFALTCGLSVANIYFAQPLLDAMAHDLDIAPAVIGMVVTFTQIGYALGLILIVPLGDLLDRRRLIVGQTVLSAIGLVVVGTATHAAVLLAGMALVGVLAVVVQVLVAFAAMLATPGGRGRAIGTVTSGVVAGILLARFASGALADIGGWRMVYLVSAGLMLGLAALLLRVLPPGRPSPMAGASYPSLLRSMAALFAEEPLLRERAVFAFLIFADLNVFWTSIVLPLSAPPFALSHTTIGLLGIAGFAGALAARNAGRLADLGWGQRTTGLSLMLMLAAWAPIACLETSLWFVVAGVIMLDFGLQAVHVTGQSLLVAARPDAANRLIGGYMVFYSVGSAAGAIASTMVYAMAGWTGVCMLGAGISAAALLVWVIIASRIQVPAECALTHQAKMRTAAVASDNKGSAGIKTGFHYEAPHLPLHRHRLEHGQPNHTCRRAR; via the coding sequence ATGACGGGGAACGACACTGCGACAGCGGGGCTGAAAGCGGGTGACATCGCCGGCAACTTGACCGGGCGCGGGCTCTCTCCGGCGATGGCGCTGCTGTTCGCGCTGACCTGCGGCCTGAGCGTCGCCAACATCTACTTCGCGCAGCCCCTGCTTGATGCCATGGCGCACGACCTCGACATCGCGCCCGCCGTAATCGGCATGGTGGTGACATTCACCCAGATCGGCTACGCACTCGGCCTGATCCTGATCGTGCCGCTCGGCGATCTCTTGGATCGCCGCCGCCTGATCGTCGGCCAGACCGTGCTGTCGGCGATCGGCCTCGTCGTCGTCGGCACTGCGACGCACGCCGCGGTGCTGCTTGCCGGAATGGCGCTGGTCGGCGTGCTGGCCGTCGTCGTCCAGGTCCTCGTCGCCTTTGCGGCAATGCTCGCGACGCCGGGCGGGCGCGGCCGGGCCATCGGCACCGTCACCAGCGGTGTGGTCGCGGGCATCCTGCTGGCGCGGTTCGCCTCCGGCGCGCTGGCCGATATCGGCGGCTGGCGCATGGTCTACCTGGTCTCGGCCGGCCTCATGCTTGGCCTGGCCGCCCTGCTCCTGCGCGTGCTGCCGCCCGGCCGGCCAAGCCCGATGGCCGGAGCGTCCTACCCGTCGTTGCTGCGCTCGATGGCCGCGCTATTTGCCGAGGAGCCACTCCTGCGCGAGCGCGCGGTGTTCGCGTTCCTGATCTTCGCCGATCTCAACGTGTTCTGGACGTCGATCGTGCTGCCGCTCTCGGCGCCTCCCTTCGCGCTGTCGCACACCACGATCGGGTTGCTCGGCATCGCCGGATTCGCCGGAGCCCTCGCGGCGCGCAACGCCGGGCGCCTCGCCGATCTCGGATGGGGCCAGCGCACCACCGGGCTCTCGCTGATGCTGATGCTGGCGGCGTGGGCTCCGATCGCCTGCCTGGAAACCTCGCTCTGGTTCGTGGTCGCAGGCGTCATCATGCTGGATTTCGGGCTTCAGGCCGTTCATGTGACCGGCCAGAGCCTGCTCGTCGCCGCGCGCCCGGATGCGGCCAACCGGCTGATCGGCGGCTACATGGTGTTCTACTCGGTCGGAAGCGCAGCTGGCGCGATCGCGTCGACGATGGTGTATGCGATGGCCGGCTGGACCGGCGTCTGCATGCTCGGCGCCGGGATCAGCGCCGCCGCGCTGCTGGTCTGGGTCATCATTGCGAGCAGGATACAGGTGCCGGCCGAGTGCGCATTGACGCACCAAGCAAAGATGAGGACTGCAGCGGTCGCATCCGATAACAAGGGCTCCGCCGGCATCAAGACAGGATTCCACTATGAAGCTCCCCACCTCCCCCTTCACCGTCACCGACTGGAGCACGGTCAGCCCAACCACACATGCCGGCGAGCGCGGTGA
- a CDS encoding winged helix-turn-helix transcriptional regulator — MKRTGFAEASCPVARALDAIGDIWSLLIVRDAFDGLRRFGDFRKNLGIAKGMLSARLHRLVELGVLEAVPASDGSAYQEYALTKKGRDLFPVVVSLRQWGEANLFARGEVHSDLVDEAGQPVGKLVLPSRAGRPLTWSDTSVRKAGARKR, encoded by the coding sequence ATGAAGCGGACCGGTTTTGCCGAGGCGAGCTGCCCGGTGGCGCGCGCGCTGGATGCCATCGGAGACATCTGGTCGCTGCTGATCGTGCGCGATGCCTTCGATGGCTTGCGCCGGTTCGGCGATTTCCGGAAGAATCTGGGCATCGCCAAAGGCATGCTGAGCGCGCGCCTGCATAGGCTGGTGGAGCTCGGCGTGCTCGAAGCGGTTCCGGCCTCCGACGGCAGCGCCTATCAGGAATATGCGCTGACGAAGAAGGGGCGCGACCTGTTTCCGGTCGTCGTTAGCCTGCGCCAGTGGGGCGAGGCCAATCTGTTCGCCCGAGGCGAAGTGCATTCGGATCTGGTGGACGAGGCGGGCCAGCCGGTCGGCAAGCTCGTGCTTCCGTCTCGGGCCGGCCGACCGCTGACATGGTCGGACACCAGTGTGAGAAAGGCCGGCGCGCGCAAGCGCTGA
- a CDS encoding nuclear transport factor 2 family protein → MSPHHQPSTLATLGRTWVEAWNARDLERVLTLYDEAAVMTSDRIPMMGFDASGTVRGKAALRAYWGKALGLIPNLHFTVIELFVSPDSVVVFYENERGKRICEYLRVNEAGLIVQGSANHLPH, encoded by the coding sequence ATGTCACCGCACCATCAGCCATCAACGCTCGCCACGCTCGGCCGGACCTGGGTCGAGGCCTGGAATGCGCGCGATCTCGAGCGCGTGCTGACGCTTTACGACGAGGCCGCCGTGATGACATCCGACCGCATCCCCATGATGGGGTTCGATGCCAGCGGCACCGTGCGCGGCAAGGCGGCGTTGCGGGCCTATTGGGGCAAGGCGCTCGGGCTGATCCCGAACCTGCATTTCACGGTGATCGAATTGTTCGTCAGCCCGGACAGCGTGGTCGTGTTCTACGAGAACGAGCGGGGCAAGCGGATCTGCGAATATCTGCGGGTGAACGAGGCCGGGCTGATCGTGCAGGGCTCGGCCAACCATCTGCCGCACTGA
- the guaA gene encoding glutamine-hydrolyzing GMP synthase, giving the protein MTAAQHDRSASTPSVASAHDKILIVDFGSQVTQLIARRVREDGVYCEIVPFNKAEQAFNEMKPKAVILSGGPESVHEAGSPRAPQLIFASGVPVLGICYGQMTMAEQLGGTVEGGHHREFGRADVEVKAPSKLFEDVWSPGGKNQVWMSHGDRITKMPPGFSVAGTSPNAPFAIIQDETRKYYGLMFHPEVVHTPDGAKLIRNFVRKIAGLSGDWTMRAFREEEIAKIRAQVGKGRVICGLSGGVDSAVAAVLIHEAIGDQLTCVFVDHGMLRLDEAKTVVDLFRHHYNIPLVHVDASKQFLGQLEGVTDPETKRKTIGRLFIEVFEAEAKKIGGADFLAQGTLYPDVIESVSFTGGPSVTIKSHHNVGGLPERMNMKLVEPLRELFKDEVRKLGRELGLPEIFVGRHPFPGPGLAIRCPGEITKDKLDILRKADAVYIDQIRKHGLYDDIWQAFAVLLPVKTVGVMGDGRTYDYVVGLRAVTSTDGMTADFYQFDMKFLGETATRIINEVKGVNRVVYDVTSKPPGTIEWE; this is encoded by the coding sequence ATGACAGCAGCACAGCACGACCGCTCCGCGTCGACGCCCTCCGTGGCCTCGGCGCATGACAAGATTCTCATCGTCGACTTCGGCAGCCAGGTGACGCAGCTGATAGCGCGTCGCGTGCGCGAGGACGGCGTCTATTGCGAGATCGTCCCGTTCAACAAGGCCGAACAGGCCTTCAACGAGATGAAGCCGAAAGCGGTGATTCTCTCCGGCGGCCCGGAGTCGGTGCATGAGGCGGGCTCCCCCCGCGCGCCGCAACTGATCTTCGCCTCCGGCGTGCCCGTGCTCGGCATCTGCTACGGCCAGATGACCATGGCGGAGCAGCTTGGCGGCACCGTCGAGGGCGGCCATCACCGCGAATTCGGCCGCGCCGACGTCGAGGTCAAAGCGCCGAGCAAGCTGTTCGAGGACGTCTGGTCGCCAGGCGGCAAGAACCAGGTCTGGATGAGCCATGGCGACCGCATCACCAAGATGCCGCCCGGCTTCTCCGTGGCCGGCACCTCGCCGAACGCGCCGTTCGCGATCATCCAGGACGAGACGCGCAAATATTACGGCCTGATGTTCCACCCCGAAGTGGTGCACACGCCCGACGGCGCCAAGCTGATCCGCAACTTCGTCCGCAAGATCGCCGGCCTGTCCGGCGACTGGACGATGCGCGCCTTCCGTGAGGAGGAGATCGCCAAGATCCGCGCGCAGGTCGGCAAGGGCAGGGTAATCTGCGGCCTCTCCGGCGGCGTCGATTCCGCGGTCGCGGCCGTCTTGATTCATGAGGCGATCGGCGACCAGCTCACCTGCGTGTTCGTCGATCACGGCATGCTCCGTCTCGACGAAGCCAAGACCGTGGTCGATCTGTTCCGCCACCACTACAACATCCCGCTCGTGCACGTGGATGCCTCGAAACAGTTTTTGGGCCAGCTCGAAGGCGTCACCGACCCCGAAACCAAGCGCAAGACCATCGGCCGCCTCTTCATCGAGGTGTTCGAGGCGGAGGCCAAGAAGATCGGCGGCGCCGACTTTCTCGCGCAGGGCACGCTCTACCCCGACGTGATCGAGAGCGTATCGTTCACCGGCGGCCCCTCCGTCACCATCAAGTCGCACCACAATGTCGGCGGTCTGCCCGAGCGCATGAACATGAAGCTCGTCGAGCCCCTGCGCGAGCTGTTCAAGGACGAGGTCCGCAAGCTCGGCCGCGAGCTAGGCCTTCCAGAAATCTTCGTCGGCCGCCACCCGTTCCCGGGCCCCGGCCTCGCCATCCGCTGCCCCGGCGAGATCACCAAGGACAAGCTCGACATCCTGCGCAAGGCCGACGCCGTCTACATCGACCAGATCCGCAAGCACGGCCTCTACGACGACATCTGGCAGGCCTTCGCCGTGCTGCTTCCGGTCAAGACCGTCGGCGTCATGGGCGACGGCCGTACCTACGACTACGTCGTTGGCCTCCGCGCCGTCACCTCCACCGACGGCATGACCGCGGACTTCTACCAGTTCGACATGAAGTTCTTGGGGGAGACGGCGACGCGCATCATCAACGAGGTGAAGGGCGTGAACCGGGTGGTGTACGACGTGACCAGCAAGCCGCCTGGGACGATTGAGTGGGAGTAG
- a CDS encoding AAA family ATPase, whose product MNQDEANGERQPSWRVFFGPKSTLADDSSFNTIHITESPDNWNDFGHQTGIDYEFRVLGTDHPVKSSGSIGFISSETGRTDRSLLSELVSLEREPQTPERPRPIFFTMLRDMEAYRLLVQALGAENARGALIAANDLVSLQEFSPTSDILERAVRTEVFSLSFMRSSDAFFAFKNAGSVLRGLSNEELGRLSSTFAIRFQLPGRESEHDLKFSFDHDADLPKRIAIVIGKNGVGKSQALGRIARAAIDGSSLLSDGTRGGRPLINRLLAFAPTNEAESVFPSDKRKRARIWYRRHSMNRSRRSRRGDYVSDLVVQVARSTQQIASNSRWDIFVEALGALASPRQIHLVSTLSADSYVSLADLTRGSEKQSLEKFAAINVRQEPVRVIDGQGYPLSSGEISFLKFAAQASLQIENGSLLLLDEPETHLHPNFISRFVALLNTLLESTGSAAIIATHSAYFVREVFREQVTILSIDAEGAVRSQRPNLRTFGADVGAISYFVFGEDEPSKLALEVESRLLARGLSWPEVYDRYKEELSLELLNALRAAIEGKSSK is encoded by the coding sequence ATGAATCAAGATGAGGCTAATGGAGAACGGCAGCCTAGTTGGAGAGTTTTCTTCGGTCCAAAATCCACACTAGCTGACGACTCATCTTTCAACACCATTCACATTACAGAGTCGCCGGATAACTGGAATGACTTTGGGCATCAAACAGGCATAGATTACGAATTCCGCGTTCTTGGCACCGATCATCCCGTAAAGTCCTCAGGGTCTATTGGGTTTATTTCGTCCGAAACGGGGCGCACGGATCGTAGCTTACTGTCGGAATTGGTTTCGCTCGAACGCGAACCTCAAACGCCTGAAAGGCCCCGACCAATCTTCTTTACTATGTTGCGAGACATGGAGGCCTATCGCCTATTGGTCCAGGCTCTCGGTGCCGAAAATGCGAGGGGTGCCCTAATTGCCGCAAACGATCTGGTCTCTCTTCAAGAATTCTCCCCAACGTCGGATATCTTGGAGAGGGCCGTCAGAACAGAAGTTTTCTCACTCTCTTTTATGCGAAGTTCGGATGCATTTTTCGCGTTCAAAAATGCTGGTTCAGTTCTACGCGGATTGTCGAACGAAGAACTCGGCAGATTGTCCTCAACGTTTGCTATTCGGTTCCAACTGCCGGGACGAGAGAGCGAGCACGATCTCAAATTTTCCTTTGATCACGATGCCGATCTCCCTAAGCGTATCGCTATTGTAATTGGCAAAAATGGAGTGGGAAAAAGTCAGGCGCTAGGTCGCATCGCGCGAGCGGCAATCGATGGATCATCATTACTTAGCGATGGAACGCGGGGTGGTCGTCCGCTTATCAACCGCCTTTTGGCCTTCGCGCCTACGAACGAGGCGGAGTCCGTTTTTCCTTCGGACAAGAGAAAGAGGGCGCGGATATGGTATCGTCGCCACTCAATGAATCGTTCGCGTCGATCAAGGCGCGGTGACTACGTATCTGATCTCGTGGTTCAAGTCGCGCGGTCGACGCAGCAGATCGCCTCAAATTCGCGTTGGGACATTTTTGTAGAAGCGCTTGGAGCTCTCGCAAGTCCACGCCAAATTCATCTGGTAAGCACTTTGTCGGCAGATTCTTATGTATCGCTAGCTGATCTGACCAGAGGGTCGGAAAAGCAGTCTTTAGAAAAATTTGCTGCTATCAACGTCAGGCAGGAACCTGTTCGTGTGATTGACGGTCAAGGGTATCCACTAAGTAGTGGCGAGATTTCGTTTCTGAAATTCGCTGCGCAGGCTAGTTTGCAAATTGAGAATGGCTCGCTTCTGCTTCTTGACGAGCCGGAAACTCATTTGCACCCGAACTTCATTAGCCGCTTTGTTGCTTTGCTGAATACGCTCTTAGAATCGACCGGGTCAGCAGCGATTATCGCTACCCATTCAGCATACTTTGTCCGCGAAGTTTTCCGGGAACAAGTGACAATCTTAAGCATCGATGCTGAAGGTGCGGTGCGCTCGCAGCGGCCGAACCTTCGGACCTTTGGCGCGGATGTGGGTGCTATCTCGTACTTTGTGTTCGGAGAAGATGAGCCTTCTAAGCTTGCTCTAGAGGTGGAGAGTAGGCTGCTCGCACGAGGGCTGTCTTGGCCGGAAGTGTATGATCGCTACAAGGAGGAATTGTCGCTTGAGTTGCTAAATGCCTTACGTGCAGCAATCGAGGGCAAGAGTTCAAAGTGA